The genomic region catgaaagacttccactgcactccgatgagagggtaacttattccaagttcatctcatgaactcttattgccatttgctcttaattgaagattttggtgaggcaatggggttaaagggccaagattgatcccgttttggtgcttgatgccaaagggggagaaaataaatgccaaagcaatagatggatcagctaccacttgagaaattttgaaaatagtagaatagagcttttggtttgtcaaaactcttgtattgtctctcttatcaaaagttggtttcttgtggggagaaatggtgattatgggaaaaagggggagtttttgaaatctttgatcaatctcttttggaatgactctctttatgcttcaacatgtgtgtttgacttagagagagagatttgagtttgatttgcaaaaacaaaccaagtggtggcaaaggatgatccatatatgccaaatcgaATTTATttcatttgaagtgattttgcactcgttctagttgctttatgttgtgttggcataaatcaccaaaaagggggagattgaaagggaaatgtgcctttgggccatttctaagtattttggtgattgagtgcaaacacaagtgcttaaatgtgaatctatgcccatggatgaacaaagtgcaaatcacaagtaaaggtatgtttctaagccttagtacattggttttgtgtactaatatacttgtctaagtgttagaaacagaaagaaaaagaaaagaagaaaggtgcaaagacttggctgtgtacagccaagactcagttcggtctggggcaccggactgtccggtggtgcaccggacagtgtccggtgcgccaggctgcctcgggcgaacaggccgctctcgggaaattgccgacggcgtacggctataattcaccggactgtccggtgtgcaccggactgtccggtgagccaacggtcggccgggccaacggtcggccgcgcgatctgcgcgagacacgtggccgagccaacggtcgggagggggcaccggactgtccggtgtgcaccggacatgtccggtgcgccagatctgcaacggtcggcaacggtcgactgggctgtttaaggaaagaaatcgggcaccggacagtgtccggtgtgcaccggactgtccggtgcgcccgacgacagaaggcaaggatggccttccagatttgttctcaacggctcctagctgccttggggctataaaagggacccctaggcgcatggaggaaaaaactaagaattccttgagcactcttgatcactcacacatcaatcttgcgcacttgttcgacattctagtgatttgagctccgttctagtgtgctagtctcttgagctcaagtctgggtcttgtgtgtgcgtattcgctgtgatctttgtgtcgtgtgtgagttgctaatccctcccttactccgtgattctctgtgaacatctttttgtaagggcgagaggctccaagctgtggagattcctcgcaaacgggattgagaaaagaaaagcaagaacaccgtggtattcaagttgatcattggatcacttgagaggagttgagtgcaattctcgtccgttgggacgccacaacgtggagtaggcaagttttgtacttggccgaaccacgggataaccaccgtgtcatctctgtgattgaattcttgtggttattgtgttttgactcctctctagccacttggcattaactgtgctaacgcttaatcaaagttttgtggctataagtttaagttttacaggatcacctattcaccccccccctctaggtgctctcaggtctacttttgacttgattggatattcagactctgattatgctggatgcaaggttgataggaagagtacatcagggacgtgccaattcttaggaaggtccctggtgtcttggagttctaagaaacaaacctctgttgccctatccaccgctgaggccgagtacgttgccacaggacagtgttgcgcgcaactactttggatgaggcaaaccctccaggactttggctacaatctgagcaaagtcccactcctatgtgacaatgagagtgcaatccgcatggcggataatcctgttgaacacagtcgcactaagcacattgacatctggcatcactttttgagagaccaccagcaaaagggagatatcaaagtgttctatattagcaccaagaaccaactagccgatatctttaccaagcctttagatgagaaaaccttttgcaggttgcgtagtgagctaaatgacttagattcgcgtaacttggattgatttatagcatacatgtgttttatgcctttgatcaagttactttatgcatttatgagatttgttgtttatgtatggtgctcaagttgtgcaagggatccccggacctcacaagtccatgtgtgaatgatgcacatatttagggggagaagtgctacaacttgaccctttgagactaacctttgtgtttgagtttacttgatgtagtctcaaaggtgaattgaaagggaaaggtgaacttggaccatgcaaagacttccactgcactccggtattagtgtactcacctacaAGTTCATTCTTAACctcctattgcctttttgctcttaattgacatttttggtgaggcaatggggttaaagggccaataatgatcccgttttggtgcttaatgccaaagggggagaaattaaggccaaagcaaatggatcagctaccacttgagaattttgaaaatagtagagttagaacttttgatttgtcaaaatactcttattgtcaaaatttggtctcttgtggggagaatttatgattatgagaaaagggggagtttttggtactcgatcaatttttcaattggaatatctctctttatgcctaaacatgtgtgtttgacttagagataggaaaacaattttgatttgcaaaaacaaaccaagtggtggcaaagaatgatccaaatatgccaaattagaattAAAAAaactttggtcttcaatttgaatcgatggtgcatgttttgcattgcttttggatgtgttggcataaatcaccaaaaagggggagattgaaagggaaatgtgcctttgggcaatttctattatgttttggtgattatgtgcccaacacaattaaataagctctcatgtgctaaataaagagagaagtgatgatcaaagcaaaggtatggttctagacttactaCATTGGTttatgtgtactaatatatttgtctaagtgctagaatcagagaaaagagaagaagaaaaggacttggctcgaagcagccaagactcagctcggtctggcacaccggactgtccagtggtgcaccggacagtgtccggtgcgccaggctggcttccggcgaactggccgctctcgggagaacttggcggcgtacggctataattcaccggactgtccagtggtgcaccggactgtctggtgagccaacggccgccagcgcaacagtcggccgcgcaatccacgggcgacgcgtggcccgcgccaacggtcggcagggggcaacggactgtccggtccgccaaccagcccggagttgcaacggtcggctgcgccaaattaggaaggaggtctgcaccggacatgctacagtgactgtccggtagtgcaccggactgtccggtgcgccacccgacagaaggcaagaattgccttccttgttggtctccaacagctcctagcttccttggggttataaaaaggacccctaggcgcatgaaggagtcacccaagcattcactaagaaattctaagtctccacactccgtctccacgcgcttgatcgatcgtgttagtgatttgagctccgttctagctgtgaactctatgtgcttcatttgagctcaagtcttggcttgtgtgtgtgtgtgtgtgctgcggatttgtgtgtgttgctcccaaccttactcttgtgttttcattgtgatctttgttgtaagggcgagaggctccaaattgtggagatacctcgcaaacgggaaaaatatataaggaagaatactgtggtattcaagttgatcattggatcacttgaaaggggttgagtgcaaccctcgtccactgggacgccacaacgtggaggtaggcaagtgttatacttgaccgaaccacgggataaaccgttgtctcttgtgttgtctttctttgtgattattgtgattcgcaggaggtcactctatagccacttgcttcttttgagcactaacatctttataaccaagttttgtggctattagttgttgaattttacaggatcacctattcactccccctctaggtgctctcaaagatcCAGTGTGAAATTCTGGGATCATTGCAAGCCTTTCCTCCACTCTAGTTCTTCGTCCACCACTGCCGCGCCTCAGATCAGCACCGAGGTCAACGCGGCGACGGAATTTGGGATCGTCGACGACGGTTCACGGCGGCAATCTTTATTCGCCGCGCGCACGCTTTCCGTAGGTGGTGGTTTCCGGGTCAATTGGCATGGTTTAACTAGAGGCGAGGGTACCCGAGGTCGGTTTATACCCTGACCATGTCCCCCACTCCCACCGAACTGAGCTGGATTTCAGGCGGCAGGTGCGCCATGCATGGGAGCAATCCGGTGGAGGGGATGAGCCTGCCAAGTGGGGCCACGGTTTAGTGATACCGACACGCCAACTGGGAAAAGGGTCACGATTGACTGGCAGTTCAGGCCCAGTGCCCAGAGAGAGCTCCCATCGCGCGCGGAAGAAGCAGTTGTGCCTAAGTGAGTCGTGGGTCTGACGCGTGGGGCTCGCGGTGTCGGCGTCACAGAGCGGGAGATTAGGTTGGGCCGCGCGCGCACTGAATGGGCCGCACCTGGAAAAGGAGGGTGGGCCAGATTCTAGGGTTTAGGCCCATTGCGCCCTCCCCCcttttttctttattcttttctctCTTCTCTATTTCCaaaattaaatttgaattcaaactgctATGGCTCATCACTACAACTTATATTTATGAAATTAGGGGTATTAATTctggatatatttatttatatatatattatttatattttcatatcatttctcttcttctcatttcCAAAACCCcaattttaatttagggtttaatccaaccgttagaattattatcttattattattatacttattatttttatttaatgcacaaacatataaaactccaacaagatgcactttattttattttagtatcatttgttttaattaatccctcttaattttatgtatgctcttttcatgatgcaaatatggcacataaaataaggaaatcactatatattccttttatacaattttgggtattacaaatgtcTGTGACAACCTCAACTCTGTGTAACTCGACAGATCTGAGCAACCGAATGACGGAGTGAGATACTCCAAACCGAGGTTTGGCTAACTCCAATGTGgatgtaggcaagcatttcaggcttggccgaaccaccGGATAAATCCAAGTGTCTGTTGTGTGCTTTGCTTTGTGGTGTTCTTTGTCTCTCTGTTTTTATTACTTTACTATTTGCACTTCACTACTTATATTTGGTATACGTTGTTCTTGAAGTGCAGGCTATATAGAGACAAGGACTTTAATTTGGTTGCGACCTACTCGACGTGatcttcattccactgcgatccagacTTCGTGTAAAGTAGGAAGTTCTATGTTTTTGGTGTTAATTTTTattcacctattcacctccctctaggcgacatctggATCCTGTTCCCAAGTAAAGGGAACTTTAAGTAAACCCACTATGTCTCGTTCTAGTGCTGAGGCTAAATATCGAGCTGTCGCAAATGGAGTTGTCGAAGCATCCTGGCTCCATCAACTTCTGATGGAACTTCACTCTCCACTTAAGTGTGCCACCAATCCAGTCTAGCATCAATGGGGCAAACATGTGGAGatcgatttacactttgttcatgagTATGTTGCCTTCGGTCAGATATGCGTACTCCATGTATCGACAACATCACAGtatgccgacatcttcaccaaaggTCTTCCTACGACAATCTATACGGAAGGCTGTTAGACACAAGATCTGTCACCACCGTGTATGCCACAACCCTGTATTTGGTAGCCGCTCTCTGTATTTGGTTAGCTAGGTCAATTTAGGTATGACTAGATTAGAGGATCAATTGTAATATCTGCTTTCCTCTCTATGGTTGTACCTCTCCTATATATTGATGCCTGAAGGACAATACACATCATTGCGTAAAATAGCTTCCGCTTACATTAATATTGTCGCTCTAAACATAAATGCTAAACCTAGGATGGCTGAGTAACAATCATTTGGTAGTCTTGCCAACTGTTAGGCTAACATGACATGCTTCTCTAGTCTTACAGAATATTTAGTGCACTCCGGGAATTGTACAACACAATACTAGCAGATCTTTAGGTATTAATTAGTAGATTTGTTACGTCTACTGTTATTATTTTTATCTTCTGGTTTTTAGCGCTAATGATCCAAACAGACACTTGATTTAGGTGAAGTTTGGTTCTTAGGGATTTAAAAAACTAGATAAAATACTAATTTGTTTCATTGGATTATGTATCTTTGTGTAAATATCCAATAGAATTTATTATGTTTAGACGAGACTTTAGAATTCTAAAATTCTCTTTGCCTAGATTCTAAAAAAAACTCCTAGGAATCTATTGGGTACTTGTCGAAATTTTGAAAAGAACAAACAATAGGGCAATACAATTAGATTAAAAAAATCCTTATCCTTTTTGAAGGTTTTGTAGGGAAGAAGGCGTGAAATATTCCTAGCTACTTTTTACAAACATGTGAAATGATATTATATTTCAAGAATTCTCATTGGTGTTTAGGTGAGTATGAATATAGGTTTGGAGCCAACAATTATAGTTTAAATTCTTATTTGTGTGTATTCTTAGCTTTTACCATTTAAATATCAGGCAGCAGGGAGAGATAAACCGAAGAGACAAACAGTGTTTTATAGTAgagaaagaagagatactacatatTGTctcactaggtgagtgcccgtgcgttgcaacgggaccatataataccacaataacttatgtacaaatgtgtgttatattattATAAAAAAGATTTCATAATTCATTTATGATCCTAGGCATAcacaaattttgttattttaatctaactgtttcaccactacattacaACCAATCTAATTATAAATATTCTAGATAAGTTTATGGAATGAACTTTGAAACAAGTTCTTTAAGGTCATATGTAGAAGCCACGATAGAAAAATGCAAGTTTTTTAAACAAGTTCTTTCTCACAAAAGGGCGTTCTCGCGGATCCTTGTTGTATATATGGAGGCGGCGGGACGATGTGCGGAGGAGGGGGCAGGAGGCGGCGGGACGATGGGGTGCTCGCACGGTTGGACGATGGGGGCGGGGCGATGCGTGGGGGTGAGACTGCGCGCATCGGACGCATCGGACGGCTGAGAGACGCTAAAGTGTATTGGACGGTTGAGATCGTCGGAAGGCAGAACAAGcagaggcagcctaccccttagagccttaataggtagtatagatatGAAATGTATACATGTTTAACCAAACAGACATTTGCCGTGAAGAAGAGATAAAAGTATTAGAAGATCTAGAGATATGAAAAATGCAATTTGTAAACTCAACTCTAACCAAGCAGGGACTATGATCATATAAAAGTAGCGAATGGTGTTGAATGGTATCAAAGAATATATTCATAATATATTTCATTGCTGCAAGTATAATATGCTTCAAAGAAATTGTAGGGTGCACTCAAAAAGGAAAATAAACTGCAGGCATGAACATGATACAGGCAGAAGTTTACTTCTCTAACAGCACATGTGTGGTCTTCCTCATCTTTATTCCTCTTTCCACGAGGAAAGCTCCAGCTGGCCCCAGCCTTCCATCCTTTAACAAGCAAGCACTGCAGAGAAGGGGGGAAAAGATAATTGGTCTTGAAAAGAAACACAACCCCAAGCCCCACCCCACCCATACAAAAATTGAGCTCAAAAGAGTAAAAAATCTAGAGTTCATGTATGTGTCTAATTTTATTGCAGAACAACGTGTGAAATTGTATGCCTACTGATTTTAGAGTTATAGCTGGTCCTATCTACTGATTTTAAATGTAAGGAAAATGATATTGTTCAACCTACAATCGACATGGAACTCTAAAATGCAATATGTTGGGGCAAAAAAAATAtcagtaaattaccctctcataaGTGTCGTCTAGGATGATGGCGCCGGACACAGGCACACGAAACTTGTAGTTGTTGAAGTCCTTGTAGATATCATCCAGGTGCGCGATGTAGGGCCGGAGAGCAGTGCAGCTCTTGAACACTGCACACACCATCGATCCAATACACCATATCAACGCAACGGAACTGGAGTCGGTGACCAATCCAACCATAATCTCATATGCATCCATGCACAGGCGGGCTTACTGAGGGAAGTGAAGTCCTTGAAGGAGAGGGACTTGAGGTTGGGGTTGTGCTCAACGGAGTTGTCCTCGTAGAACCAGTGCGCCTGCTCCAGCAGGAACAGGATCCGCTCGAACGACTCCAGCTCCTCCTTGGGCACATTCAGAAGGAACCGGCTGCAGAGGTGACTCAACTCAGATTTATTTAAGCAAATCCAATAAGAACTTCAGAGGGGTCTAGGGCTTAGGGAAATACCTGCAGAGATCGTCAAGCAGCTCTTGCGGCGGCAGCTGCCCCCTCGATGAAGACCGGTTCAGTCCCCCGCCACCCGCCATCGTCATCCACCGGCCAGCGCGCCTTCCAAGCGCCTGTTTGTTTGAGATAAGGTTTTGGTTGTGAGCAGTTAGTTCGAAGTTCGTAGGCATCAGATAGCCAAATAGCTTGAGGTTAGAGTACGGGACGAGGGGTGGGAATACCTGATCTGGTGGGCGCTCTTCTCCGGCGCAGATATCGGCGAAGTTCTCGGCACCTTGCGTAGGGCGGCGGTAGCCCACCCAGTCATCGcacggagagggggagggggaggaggggaGAGAGAGCACGCACGCGGTCTGCGGGGGCCGGCTGCGGCTCGTGCGGAGGAGGGGGGCAGGAGGCGGCGGGACGATGGGGTGCTCGCACGGTTGGACGATGGGGGCGGGGCGATGCGTGGGGGTGAGACTGCGCGCATCGGACGCATCGGACGGCTGAGAGACGCTAAAGTGTATTGGACGGTTGAGATCGTCGGAAGGCAGAGAGGCAGCCTATCCCTTAgagccttaataggtagtatagatttATCTCATGTCTCTCTATTTTGTGCCGCCAtagaaagaaaacaagaaacattttTATTGATGATGATATAGTTTGTGATTTAAGATCCATCGTTTTTCGGATGACAGAGGGATGATAGAAGTGGGAGAGGCACCTGTCATGAGAAGGTTTGAGAAGTGATTAGCGATAGAAAACTGCTATTTGTTTTAAATTGTAATTATAAGTGCTAAAAAGAATCCTACAGTGTTCGAGTTTGACGCTCGCACCGTTGACTCTGAAAGCGGAGACAGAACAAAATTTTGTAGGTACCGGATATAAACACCATCTTTTACAGCCCTCACATCTATCACTTGGAGACCCACAAAAACAGATCAAAATTTACAAAATAACTTTTTATTCATTTGTTTTTCTTCTATTTATGTAGATCAGCCGCTGGTGTATGTGAGGAATAGTAAAAGAGATTCTTTACATTCTAGATGTAAAGAATTCTTTTTCAAAAAACGAAAAAAATATATACATACCGGATGTAAACACCATCTTTTACAGCCCCTCACATTCATCACTTGGAGGCCCACAAAGACATATCAAAATTTACAAAATAATACTTTAGTAATAtgtttttcttctatttatataGACCAGCAGCTGGTGTATGTGAGGGACTGTAAAAGAGATTCTTTACATCCTTGATGTAAAGAGTTTTTTTCCTAATTTTTTTGTGTACATACCGGATGTAAACATCATATTTTACAGCCTCTCACATACACCACTTGGAGGCCTACAAAGACAAATCAAAATTTGCAAAATAACCCTTTAGTAATCtgtttttcttctatttatataGACCAGCAGCTGGTGTATGTGAGAGACTGTAAAAGAGATTCTTTACATCCAAATATAaagaattttttaaaaaaaaaggaaaaaaattctGTACATATCGGATGTAAATACCATCTTTTACAGCCTCTCACATCCACCACTTGAAGACCCACAAATACAGATCAAAATTTACAAAATAACCCTTTAGTAATTTGtttttttcttctatttatataGACCAGTAGCGGGTGTATATGAGTGACCGTAAAAGAGATTCTTTACATTCCCGATGTAAAGAATTTTTTCCCACAAAGACAGATCAAAATTTACAAAATAACTCTTTAGCAATttgttttccttttatttatatATACCAATAGTTGGTGTATGTGAGGGACTGTAAAAAAGATTCTTTACATCCCGTATGTAAATAATTTTTTTTTGCAAGATGCAAGGTGAAGCTCCGTTTCGACAATAGATGGAGATGTGAGACTTTTGGGCTAAATTTATTTAGGTCCATTGGAACGCGACAAGTTAAAGTACATTTGAACTGGTTCATCAAGAGGATTATGATACGGTCCATCGGTGATTTTAAGTCGATATCGGTTTTTTTTGCTGTCGACATGACTTGGCGACTTAATATCGAGGTGTACGACTAATCGACCGACTCAAACAAATAGTCGCAGTTTTGAGTTGTGGACCACTTAAATAAAAAAAGCATGAACAAATAATCAAAAGGTAGTGTGACGGGTTTATGAGCGCCATTTCAAATAAGTCACTTTCTCATGAGTTTTTAACTGTAAATCactttcttctttatgattagttTTTTTAGTAAGCAATATATTTTTATATAGAAAAATAGGACAAGTCGTGTTGTATCGTTTTATTGAAGCATAGACGATTAGACGGACGACTTACTATCGATTAATGGTCCAACTTGCACGATTGGTGACTAAAATCGATCCAACGACTAAAAAACATAGGTCGATATAAAAGTTTGGCTGTGAGAAGACACTCGAAAGTTTTAGCCCTTTTTTGAGAAAAAAATTCTTTATATTTAAGATGTAAAGAATCTCTTTTACAGCACCTTACATACATTAACTGATGTTTtatataaatagaagaaaaaataaattaataaagaGTTATTTTGTAAATTTTGATATGTCTTTATAGGTCTTCAAGTGATAGATATGAGGGGCTATAAAAAATATGTTTACATCGGGTATGTACGTAATTTTTTTCCCATCTTGCAATTTGCAACGGCTCTCCTGCGCTGTCTGGCGGTCTGGCCACGACCCACGGCTCTTCTTCCAGAACAAAAAGGAGTCCCGACAACGCAAGGCTTCCATTCCCCGAAGTTCTTGGAGTCTTCTCTTCAACGACCTCCCGCTAACAGCCATCCACCAACACCGAGCCCCAACCCCAAGCATCCCCCAAACTCCCAATCCCTCGCACCTCCATCCCTGCCTCCCATGGCTGTGCCTCGGCGGTGGGCGAACCTCGACATCAAATTGGTGACGGAGATCATGAACCGCGTCCCATGCCCAATCGACCGCGCGCGGATGGCCGCCGTTTGCCAGGCGTGGCTCGCGGCGGTCGCGCAGGCAGAGCCTTCGACATTTCAGCTCCCGTCGCTCCTCCTCCCGCCCGCGGACGTGACTGGCGTCTACTGCTACCTCAGCGGTTGCCGCGAACACAACATGTTGCCCTTGCCCTTGCCCTTGCACGGGCCCCGCTACTTCGGCTCGTACGACGGCGGCTGGTTCTTCCTCGCCTGCTACCATAGTTGCGCGCACCGGCTGCTCAACATCCGCACCGGAGACTGCCGCGCGCTACCCGACGTGTTGGAGCGTCACGCCGATCACAAAGTCCACAGCATGGTCATCCTCGCCGCCACCCTCTCCTCCCCGCCTGATCACCAGCATTGGATCGCCGCGGCCATCGTCACCTACCAACCGGACCTCAACGGGCCGCACCGGCGCCACTTCGCGTTCTGGCGCGCAGGGGATAAGGTGGCCCTCGACTGCGACGTTTTGCCCGCCGCGCTAGTTGGGCCAGGTTGGGAACTGGAGGACGTCGCGTGTTACCGGGACTCCTTCCATTTCCTCACCAAAGATGGGCATATCCTCGTATGCGGAGGGGCCTATGATGATAATGGTGAGGTTATTCAGGTAGCGCTGTTGGCGTTAACGTGCTGTCAGATCGAAGCCGAGTGCAGTGACGAGCAGTTCGTCCGCGCTCGCTACCTCGTGGTATCCCGCGGGGAACTGCTGATGGTCGTCAGGCTCGCTGCCCACCGTCACGCGCC from Zea mays cultivar B73 chromosome 6, Zm-B73-REFERENCE-NAM-5.0, whole genome shotgun sequence harbors:
- the LOC103631561 gene encoding uncharacterized protein; protein product: MGGRDGGARDWEFGGCLGLGLGVGGWLLTPTHRPAPIVQPCEHPIVPPPPAPLLRTSRSRPPQTACVLSLPSSPSPSPCDDWVGYRRPTQGAENFADICAGEERPPDQALGRRAGRWMTMAGGGGLNRSSSRGQLPPQELLDDLCSRFLLNVPKEELESFERILFLLEQAHWFYEDNSVEHNPNLKSLSFKDFTSLMFKSCTALRPYIAHLDDIYKDFNNYKFRVPVSGAIILDDTYERCLLVKGWKAGASWSFPRGKRNKDEEDHTCAVREVNFCLYHVHACSLFSFLSAPYNFFEAYYTCSNEIYYEYIL
- the LOC103630453 gene encoding uncharacterized protein, producing the protein MAVPRRWANLDIKLVTEIMNRVPCPIDRARMAAVCQAWLAAVAQAEPSTFQLPSLLLPPADVTGVYCYLSGCREHNMLPLPLPLHGPRYFGSYDGGWFFLACYHSCAHRLLNIRTGDCRALPDVLERHADHKVHSMVILAATLSSPPDHQHWIAAAIVTYQPDLNGPHRRHFAFWRAGDKVALDCDVLPAALVGPGWELEDVACYRDSFHFLTKDGHILVCGGAYDDNGEVIQVALLALTCCQIEAECSDEQFVRARYLVVSRGELLMVVRLAAHRHAPTSSFKVFRMYITEADDKIRGLFGSTTKPPRRTTVLPHQVWRPIRPPRHQTSLRTWIELSALGGRMLFVGRGCSRSYEVREYPGFKEGIFFLDDRSFYDAEMTFGGVNERPRYPCNDIGRWSPPEGPLPSHVELYFPERVPSYNSPPAWLLP